From Thermogemmata fonticola, one genomic window encodes:
- a CDS encoding Hsp20/alpha crystallin family protein: MVLSRRHPFDVLWEEFNQVQDEFARLFNRAASWAVTAASGLPISVWEDDNAVYAEADLPGVDPAKLEVTVTEGNRLAIQGERPAPQIEGASWLRQERPYGKFYREVVLPALVDPDKVEAKYELGVLRLTLPKHEAAKPRKIVVQG, from the coding sequence ATGGTCCTGAGTCGACGCCATCCGTTTGATGTGCTCTGGGAAGAGTTCAACCAGGTGCAAGATGAGTTTGCCCGGCTCTTCAATCGAGCGGCAAGTTGGGCTGTGACGGCGGCCAGCGGCCTGCCTATTTCCGTGTGGGAAGATGATAATGCTGTGTATGCCGAGGCGGATTTGCCCGGTGTGGACCCAGCCAAATTGGAAGTTACCGTCACCGAAGGCAATCGTCTAGCGATTCAAGGCGAACGGCCTGCACCGCAGATCGAGGGGGCAAGCTGGTTGCGCCAGGAACGTCCCTACGGCAAGTTCTACCGGGAAGTGGTGCTGCCGGCCCTCGTCGATCCAGACAAGGTGGAGGCTAAGTATGAATTGGGAGTGCTGCGGCTGACACTCCCGAAGCATGAAGCGGCCAAGCCTCGCAAGATTGTGGTGCAGGGCTGA
- a CDS encoding Hsp20/alpha crystallin family protein, which yields MSQIVHDSTPTTPAVPAAERSVTLVPRVDILETENEYLVLADMPGVSPQDMDIRFDKGELTVVGRRPAGRNYEASSYQRSFQVADTIAADKITAELKAGVLTIHLPKVEAVKPRRITVTG from the coding sequence ATGTCTCAAATCGTGCATGATTCGACACCAACGACCCCAGCGGTGCCTGCAGCAGAGCGTAGTGTTACTCTCGTTCCGCGTGTAGACATTTTGGAGACAGAAAACGAATATCTCGTGCTGGCGGACATGCCGGGTGTATCCCCCCAGGATATGGACATCCGTTTCGACAAGGGGGAGCTGACGGTGGTCGGGCGCCGCCCTGCAGGCCGTAACTACGAGGCCAGCTCCTATCAGCGGAGTTTCCAGGTGGCGGACACTATCGCGGCTGACAAAATCACCGCGGAGCTGAAAGCGGGGGTTTTGACCATCCATCTTCCGAAGGTCGAAGCTGTCAAACCGCGGCGGATCACCGTCACCGGCTGA
- a CDS encoding carbon-nitrogen hydrolase family protein yields MRSYWKVAGVQMNCRLGDKAFNVAEVCRKLREAAHGGAHLVVFPECCLTGYGFDSREAIRQVAEPLPGPSTEIIARECRRHHVWAVVGLFESTEQGQLFNAAALIGPEGFAASYRKIHLPCVGADRFTDPGDRPFAVHDLGGLRLGINICFDGSFPESARILTLLGADLIVLPTNWASNARRMAELVASARAWENHVYYLAVNRVGDEAGFHYIGLSSAADYMGNLLYFAPPDVEEIFTIDVYPAEAANKRVVHCHGVYEIDRVNWRRPEMYAPLVEPMSLPFRGHYNLERKAPAGRTASPQPAAVS; encoded by the coding sequence ATGCGCAGCTACTGGAAGGTCGCCGGCGTCCAAATGAATTGCCGCTTAGGCGACAAAGCCTTCAATGTCGCGGAAGTCTGCCGAAAGTTGCGGGAAGCTGCCCATGGCGGCGCCCATTTAGTCGTCTTTCCCGAATGTTGCCTGACTGGCTACGGCTTCGACTCGCGGGAAGCCATTCGCCAAGTCGCCGAGCCGCTCCCCGGACCGAGCACCGAGATCATCGCGCGGGAGTGCCGCCGCCATCACGTCTGGGCGGTTGTAGGATTGTTTGAAAGCACGGAGCAAGGACAGCTTTTCAACGCCGCCGCTCTGATTGGCCCCGAAGGCTTCGCCGCTTCTTACCGTAAGATCCATCTGCCCTGTGTGGGTGCCGATCGCTTTACCGATCCTGGCGACCGCCCCTTTGCGGTCCACGATCTCGGCGGCTTGCGTTTGGGTATCAACATCTGTTTTGATGGCAGCTTTCCCGAATCGGCCCGCATCCTCACCCTGTTGGGAGCCGACCTGATCGTGCTGCCGACCAATTGGGCCTCTAATGCCCGGCGGATGGCGGAGTTGGTCGCTTCGGCACGCGCCTGGGAAAATCACGTGTACTATTTGGCAGTCAATCGCGTCGGAGATGAAGCGGGGTTCCATTACATCGGCCTCAGTTCCGCGGCGGATTATATGGGCAACCTGTTGTATTTCGCCCCGCCGGATGTGGAAGAGATTTTCACCATCGATGTCTATCCCGCCGAGGCCGCCAACAAACGTGTCGTCCATTGCCACGGCGTCTATGAAATTGATCGCGTCAATTGGCGACGGCCCGAAATGTACGCTCCGCTCGTTGAACCAATGAGCCTACCCTTTCGGGGCCACTATAACCTGGAACGGAAAGCCCCGGCTGGGCGAACAGCCTCCCCCCAACCGGCGGCTGTTTCCTGA
- a CDS encoding thioredoxin family protein, with product MFATRSWVSLLALVGGTVSLMASEAASGAHKPGKYNKVLSPGDAAPAWEGLEGTDGRKHALADLKDKEVVVVVFTCNSCPVAAAYEDRLKAFAQRYTQGEKARVALVAINVNTGSEDALPAMRQRAEKRGFNFPYLYDPSQQIARKYGAVFTPEVFVLDRQRRIVYTGAIDDRAPPGTPQRQYLIDAVEAVLAGQPVPVAETSAAAGCRIKYLRERRIDDHP from the coding sequence ATGTTCGCAACACGCTCCTGGGTGTCACTTCTCGCCCTCGTTGGGGGAACGGTATCACTGATGGCGTCAGAAGCGGCGTCCGGCGCCCACAAACCGGGGAAATACAACAAGGTGCTTTCCCCCGGCGATGCCGCACCCGCTTGGGAAGGCCTGGAAGGGACCGATGGCCGCAAACATGCTCTGGCCGACTTGAAGGACAAAGAGGTGGTCGTGGTGGTGTTCACCTGCAATAGCTGTCCAGTCGCGGCGGCCTATGAGGACCGACTCAAAGCGTTCGCCCAACGCTACACGCAGGGGGAAAAAGCGCGGGTCGCTCTCGTGGCCATCAATGTCAACACGGGGAGCGAAGATGCCTTGCCGGCCATGCGGCAGCGGGCGGAAAAACGCGGTTTCAACTTCCCCTATCTTTATGATCCGAGCCAGCAGATTGCCCGCAAATATGGTGCCGTCTTCACGCCGGAGGTTTTCGTGCTGGATCGCCAACGGCGGATTGTTTATACTGGGGCCATCGATGACCGTGCACCCCCTGGAACACCGCAGCGACAGTACCTGATTGATGCCGTGGAAGCCGTGCTCGCCGGTCAACCCGTCCCCGTGGCCGAAACCAGTGCCGCCGCAGGCTGCCGCATCAAGTATCTCCGTGAACGGCGCATCGATGACCATCCCTGA
- the ribA gene encoding GTP cyclohydrolase II, whose protein sequence is MTHSTGFATIEEALEELRAGRMIVLVDDEQRENEGDLVMAAEKVTPQAVNFMIRNACGRLCVAMSKANADRLGLELLPGVNLDPSATPFTHNFDARHGITTGISAYDRCRTIQVCADPHSGPQDLVRDKGHMDGLIARPGGVLVRAGHTEGSVDLCRLAGLREVAVICEILNEDGTMARLPDLQQFCQRHRLKLCTIADLIEYRRRREKLIKREIALQLPTEFAIFDLIVYSSLVDPEPHLALTLGGIGRETAPGVVPVQEEAVLVRMHSECLTGDALHSTKCDCGAQLTSAMKQIAEAGRGVIVYMRQEGRGIGLLNKLRAYKLQQEEGLDTVEANRRLGFAPDLRHFGIGAQILHDLGVRDIRLLTNNPRKVIGLEGYGLRIVERVPILIPPGVHNRHYLATKRDKLGHLLDVVDYEAAD, encoded by the coding sequence ATGACGCACAGTACAGGTTTTGCCACGATCGAAGAGGCGCTCGAAGAACTGCGAGCCGGACGCATGATCGTGCTTGTCGATGACGAGCAGCGGGAAAATGAAGGCGACTTGGTCATGGCGGCGGAGAAAGTCACCCCGCAGGCGGTCAACTTCATGATCCGCAATGCTTGCGGCCGGCTCTGTGTGGCGATGTCCAAAGCGAACGCTGACCGTCTGGGTCTGGAGCTGCTGCCGGGCGTAAACCTGGACCCTTCCGCTACGCCGTTCACGCACAATTTCGATGCTCGCCACGGCATCACGACCGGCATTTCGGCTTACGATCGCTGCCGCACCATTCAGGTGTGTGCCGATCCCCATAGCGGGCCGCAGGACTTGGTACGCGATAAGGGCCACATGGACGGCCTGATTGCTCGGCCCGGCGGAGTTCTCGTCCGCGCTGGCCATACTGAAGGCAGCGTCGATCTGTGCCGGCTGGCGGGTCTACGCGAGGTGGCGGTGATCTGCGAAATCCTCAACGAAGATGGTACGATGGCCCGCCTCCCCGACTTGCAGCAGTTCTGCCAGCGCCACCGCCTCAAGCTATGCACCATTGCCGATTTGATCGAATATCGCCGGCGGCGCGAAAAACTCATTAAGCGGGAAATCGCCTTGCAACTCCCCACGGAATTCGCCATCTTCGACCTGATTGTCTATTCCTCTTTGGTGGACCCGGAGCCGCATCTGGCGCTGACCCTCGGCGGCATTGGACGGGAAACCGCTCCCGGCGTCGTTCCTGTCCAGGAGGAAGCGGTGCTGGTCCGCATGCACAGTGAATGCCTCACAGGGGATGCCCTACACTCGACTAAATGCGACTGCGGAGCGCAATTGACATCGGCGATGAAGCAGATCGCCGAAGCTGGCCGGGGCGTCATCGTTTACATGCGGCAGGAAGGGCGCGGCATCGGACTGCTCAACAAACTCCGGGCCTACAAGCTGCAACAGGAGGAGGGACTGGACACCGTCGAAGCCAACCGCCGCCTGGGCTTCGCCCCCGACTTACGGCACTTCGGCATCGGTGCGCAAATCCTCCATGACCTGGGCGTGCGGGACATCCGCTTGCTCACCAACAATCCCCGGAAAGTCATCGGCCTGGAAGGATATGGCTTACGGATCGTTGAGCGGGTGCCGATCCTCATCCCGCCGGGGGTTCACAATCGCCACTATCTGGCCACGAAACGGGATAAACTGGGACACCTCCTCGATGTTGTGGATTACGAAGCAGCGGATTGA
- a CDS encoding M16 family metallopeptidase, with the protein MLRRIAWNDALGLFLLTWAGLGLAIPLPVYETAEAEQQTAGAKQQAPGTEADRQLVQTVQGLLSHLQKHTLDNGLRVYLLPMANTPVVTVMMAYQVGSADEEKSQTGLSHYLEHLLFKGTDKLMPGDIDRITQRNGGRNNAYTTEDMTVYHFDFAADRWQVALEIEADRMRNTRIDTRHEFEQEKGAVIAELERNEDMPGDLEYKAILKLLYPPDSPYSHPVIGQREHVRAATAEIIRRHYDNWYHPNNAALVIVGGFDAAEALAKVRQLFGPLPKGELPPRKTPRFYPERSGPTRHEFPSKFDAPRMLMGFNTVAVGTLEDVVLDLVDNILSGGRTSRLYRLLVEQERLAASVRTGNYAGRYPGWFAIQLDLLQGKDRQRAEELVLRELERLGEEEVSPAELARARRQVLAHFIFAADDVHNLANAIARAACYPGGDDVPRFYTTYLERLLQVQPRDIQRVARQYLQRRQACIVWSVPPAEEKKTGGSPPPHRQGGFQRSFPGEQVLTPAQRPTRNPAAAPAANGHQFSLQAAQRHVLPNGLVVWLWEDHRLPMVIVEAEVADVRLREPADKAGVAALMGDLLDEGTQRYTGPQIAELIENAGGSLHMHASGGGFQVLRPDLDTGLSLLFECLTQPTFPAEAFQRAQARQLSRLEDLATQPFQRGLHLFRQKIYGAHPLARPELGSRATVEKLTPQDCKAFHAATFAPNVTTVVAVGDFDSAIMLRKIEELTRAWKPLPAQPLQLPSPPITSREVQIVSDPKAAQVHVFIGHLGITRNNPDYYKLLVMDNVLGTGPGFTDRLSATLRDRMGLAYTVRATITGNAGKQPGTFSGYIGTFAKSFLDVQRSFIREIERIREEPPTAQEVEDAKKYLLGSMPFRFATRQDLAAQLLAIERYNLGKDYPDTFRREVAQVTPADVQAVARKYLDPQRLIIVAVGPIDAQGRPLRK; encoded by the coding sequence ATGTTGCGGAGAATCGCCTGGAATGACGCCCTGGGATTATTTTTGCTCACCTGGGCGGGACTGGGGCTGGCGATCCCCCTGCCCGTCTACGAGACCGCAGAGGCTGAGCAACAAACCGCCGGGGCCAAACAGCAAGCCCCAGGAACCGAGGCGGACCGGCAACTGGTTCAGACGGTCCAGGGTTTGTTGAGCCATCTCCAGAAACACACACTGGACAACGGGCTGAGAGTGTATCTGTTGCCGATGGCCAACACACCGGTCGTGACAGTCATGATGGCATACCAAGTTGGCTCCGCTGATGAGGAGAAGAGTCAAACGGGCCTCTCGCACTATCTGGAACATCTTCTGTTCAAGGGCACAGACAAGCTCATGCCGGGAGACATCGACCGGATCACCCAACGCAACGGCGGGCGAAACAACGCCTACACCACGGAGGATATGACCGTCTATCACTTCGATTTCGCAGCGGATCGGTGGCAAGTGGCTTTGGAGATCGAAGCGGATCGGATGCGAAACACGCGGATCGATACCCGACACGAGTTTGAACAGGAAAAAGGGGCGGTGATCGCGGAGCTAGAACGCAATGAGGACATGCCCGGCGATTTGGAATACAAGGCCATTTTGAAGCTGCTGTATCCTCCCGATTCGCCCTATTCCCATCCGGTGATCGGCCAGCGGGAACATGTCCGGGCTGCGACCGCGGAGATCATCCGACGGCATTACGATAACTGGTATCATCCCAATAATGCAGCCTTGGTCATCGTGGGGGGTTTTGACGCCGCCGAAGCGCTTGCCAAGGTCCGTCAATTGTTTGGTCCCTTGCCCAAGGGGGAACTGCCGCCGCGCAAGACGCCCCGCTTTTATCCGGAACGCTCCGGTCCCACCCGCCACGAGTTTCCCTCCAAATTCGACGCGCCACGAATGCTGATGGGTTTCAACACCGTGGCAGTGGGCACACTCGAAGATGTAGTGCTGGATTTGGTGGACAACATTCTTTCGGGTGGGCGGACGTCCCGATTATACCGCCTGCTGGTGGAACAGGAGCGGCTGGCGGCCTCCGTGCGGACCGGCAATTACGCAGGCCGCTATCCCGGCTGGTTCGCCATTCAACTGGACTTGCTCCAAGGGAAGGATCGGCAGCGGGCCGAGGAGTTGGTGCTGCGGGAACTGGAGCGCCTTGGCGAAGAAGAGGTCAGCCCGGCGGAACTCGCGCGTGCCCGGCGCCAAGTGCTCGCTCATTTCATCTTTGCCGCTGATGATGTGCACAATTTGGCGAATGCGATCGCGCGTGCCGCGTGCTACCCCGGCGGGGACGATGTCCCGCGCTTCTACACGACATATCTAGAGCGGCTCTTGCAAGTACAGCCGCGAGACATCCAGCGTGTGGCACGACAGTATCTGCAGCGCCGCCAAGCATGCATCGTTTGGTCCGTGCCGCCCGCCGAGGAGAAGAAGACGGGCGGCTCTCCGCCACCACACCGGCAGGGAGGATTCCAGCGATCATTCCCTGGGGAGCAGGTCCTGACACCCGCCCAGCGTCCCACGCGTAATCCAGCGGCTGCCCCTGCGGCAAACGGCCATCAGTTCTCCTTGCAAGCGGCCCAGCGGCATGTCCTGCCCAATGGCCTGGTGGTCTGGTTATGGGAAGATCACCGCCTTCCCATGGTCATTGTTGAGGCCGAAGTGGCGGATGTGCGACTCCGGGAACCTGCGGACAAAGCCGGGGTGGCTGCCCTCATGGGAGACTTGCTCGACGAAGGAACCCAGCGTTACACCGGCCCACAGATTGCGGAGTTGATCGAAAATGCTGGCGGCAGCCTCCACATGCACGCCAGCGGCGGAGGATTCCAAGTGCTGCGGCCCGACTTGGACACGGGCCTGTCTCTCCTCTTCGAGTGCTTGACCCAACCGACCTTTCCCGCGGAAGCCTTCCAGCGTGCCCAAGCCCGGCAGTTGTCCCGCCTCGAAGACCTGGCCACCCAACCCTTCCAGCGAGGATTGCACCTGTTCCGGCAGAAAATCTATGGGGCGCATCCTTTGGCACGTCCAGAATTGGGAAGCCGAGCGACGGTCGAGAAACTGACACCCCAAGATTGCAAGGCCTTCCATGCCGCCACCTTCGCTCCGAATGTCACCACGGTGGTGGCCGTAGGGGACTTCGACTCTGCCATCATGCTGCGGAAGATTGAAGAATTGACCCGCGCGTGGAAGCCACTGCCCGCTCAACCTCTCCAGTTGCCATCCCCACCGATTACTTCCCGCGAAGTGCAAATCGTTTCGGACCCGAAGGCAGCCCAGGTCCATGTTTTCATCGGCCACTTGGGGATCACTCGCAATAACCCCGATTACTATAAGCTTCTGGTCATGGATAACGTTCTGGGCACAGGCCCCGGTTTTACGGATCGGCTCTCGGCCACCCTGCGTGACCGGATGGGCCTAGCCTACACGGTCCGTGCCACCATCACGGGGAACGCTGGCAAGCAACCCGGCACTTTCAGCGGTTACATCGGCACATTTGCGAAAAGCTTCCTTGATGTCCAACGCAGCTTCATCCGGGAAATTGAGCGCATCCGCGAGGAACCGCCGACGGCACAGGAAGTCGAAGACGCCAAGAAATACCTGCTCGGAAGCATGCCGTTTCGTTTCGCTACGCGGCAAGACCTGGCAGCCCAACTCTTAGCCATCGAACGCTACAATCTTGGCAAGGATTATCCGGACACCTTCCGCCGGGAGGTAGCTCAAGTGACCCCAGCAGACGTTCAAGCTGTGGCGCGAAAATATCTCGATCCCCAGCGGCTGATCATCGTCGCGGTAGGTCCTATTGACGCTCAAGGGCGGCCTCTGAGAAAGTAA
- a CDS encoding WD40 repeat domain-containing protein, with protein sequence MRRGSTWGVVGAILGCFYLMSWGSFCWESQAARQAPPAPIRKLTGHRGGITSMVFHPQGAWLAVGGGNGDIRLWSLANGELLARLQDPREGGARISHLGVSAEGRYLSMTSRASVVVWDVSDLKKITIRYEDTYNPNPDLIGTITGDGKLCFVARREGTEGRLQAYSLVNRSLFELPLPAGAHVVAIASIPDRESTLTAAYCAAGPKGEAGRIVLVGLGDTRVLDKDVPAPGLDDPISISFSTDGRWLVANNATQVSLWRVPGSQVIRGPAQILPLQALTAAVGPNNRLVVATKDEDDDYVTLQFFDLSGPSPQLLGQQSTTIPWVSALAFSPREPLLAVADDEEGTVELHPVPFMKK encoded by the coding sequence ATGCGTCGAGGATCAACTTGGGGTGTTGTAGGAGCCATCCTCGGCTGCTTCTACTTGATGTCGTGGGGAAGTTTTTGCTGGGAGAGCCAAGCTGCTCGCCAAGCTCCCCCGGCGCCGATTCGCAAGCTGACGGGACATCGGGGCGGCATTACGTCGATGGTGTTTCATCCCCAAGGAGCTTGGCTGGCCGTCGGGGGGGGAAACGGCGATATTCGCCTCTGGAGTTTAGCCAACGGCGAACTCCTGGCCCGCTTGCAGGACCCGCGCGAAGGAGGGGCACGCATCAGCCATTTGGGCGTCTCGGCGGAGGGACGGTATTTGAGCATGACCTCCCGTGCCAGCGTCGTTGTCTGGGACGTTTCCGATCTTAAAAAAATCACGATCCGTTATGAGGACACCTACAATCCCAACCCGGACTTGATCGGCACGATCACAGGCGACGGCAAACTCTGTTTTGTAGCGCGCCGGGAAGGAACCGAAGGACGCTTGCAAGCGTATTCCCTGGTCAATCGCTCCCTGTTCGAGTTGCCTTTGCCTGCCGGTGCCCATGTCGTCGCCATCGCTTCGATTCCCGATCGGGAAAGTACACTGACAGCCGCTTACTGTGCCGCGGGACCCAAGGGGGAAGCCGGCCGCATCGTCTTGGTCGGTTTGGGCGACACCCGGGTGTTGGACAAAGATGTTCCGGCTCCGGGGTTAGACGATCCCATCAGCATCAGTTTCTCCACAGACGGACGGTGGCTCGTGGCTAACAATGCGACGCAAGTGTCTCTGTGGCGCGTGCCGGGCAGCCAAGTCATTCGTGGACCGGCTCAGATTCTGCCCCTCCAGGCTCTAACGGCGGCTGTCGGTCCCAACAATCGCCTCGTTGTGGCTACCAAGGATGAAGATGATGATTATGTCACCCTCCAATTTTTTGATCTCAGCGGTCCATCCCCTCAACTTCTGGGGCAGCAATCGACCACCATTCCGTGGGTTTCCGCCCTCGCCTTCTCCCCCCGTGAACCCCTGCTCGCAGTCGCGGACGACGAGGAAGGTACGGTCGAATTGCATCCCGTCCCTTTTATGAAAAAATAG
- a CDS encoding large ribosomal subunit protein uL3 has protein sequence MSVGLLGTKIGMTQVFQPDGTVEPVTVLQVGPCPVLQIKYPTAKGENGEEVVKDGYAAIQLGYKDKPRKRATRPEQGHVAANLKSKRKEARLKAGVVLPPKADCEPQRYIREFRLDRAGAFITRLHEIGPAEAKITVERIRVTGEGANKKYEAYTEDMTFKVGQVLTLMDVFKDVPAVDVTGISKGRGTAGVMKRHGFAGLPASHGAKKVHRQAGSTASHASNRGTGRPKKGQRRAGRYGHERVTIRNLAVVRLDPDNHLMLVRGGIPGPNGGLVLIRPTNKVGPGSPKAKTRKVEAPAKTK, from the coding sequence ATGTCTGTCGGACTCTTGGGAACAAAGATCGGCATGACGCAGGTGTTCCAACCAGATGGAACTGTGGAACCGGTCACAGTTCTGCAGGTTGGTCCCTGCCCGGTGTTGCAGATCAAGTACCCCACCGCGAAGGGAGAGAATGGGGAAGAGGTCGTCAAGGACGGTTATGCCGCGATTCAACTCGGTTACAAGGACAAACCCCGTAAGCGGGCGACACGTCCCGAACAGGGCCATGTAGCGGCAAACCTCAAGTCGAAGCGGAAGGAAGCCCGCCTGAAGGCCGGTGTGGTCCTGCCCCCTAAGGCGGACTGCGAACCGCAGAGGTATATTCGCGAGTTCCGTTTGGACCGGGCGGGGGCCTTTATTACCCGGCTACACGAGATCGGGCCAGCAGAAGCGAAGATCACGGTGGAACGCATTCGCGTCACGGGGGAGGGAGCCAACAAAAAGTACGAAGCTTACACCGAGGATATGACTTTCAAGGTCGGCCAAGTCCTGACGTTGATGGACGTTTTCAAGGATGTGCCGGCGGTAGATGTCACTGGCATCAGCAAGGGGCGCGGCACGGCGGGTGTGATGAAGCGGCATGGTTTTGCGGGATTGCCCGCCTCCCACGGCGCCAAGAAGGTCCACCGCCAAGCAGGCTCGACAGCCTCGCATGCCAGCAACCGCGGCACCGGCCGGCCAAAGAAAGGCCAGCGGCGTGCCGGACGCTATGGCCACGAGCGGGTCACTATCCGCAATCTCGCGGTAGTCCGCTTGGACCCCGATAACCACCTCATGCTCGTCCGTGGCGGCATCCCTGGCCCTAACGGCGGGCTTGTTCTCATCCGCCCGACCAACAAGGTCGGTCCTGGTTCTCCCAAAGCGAAAACACGCAAAGTCGAAGCCCCCGCGAAAACCAAGTAA
- the amrB gene encoding AmmeMemoRadiSam system protein B: MAAVESSTGERPKLRAGLAAQPHRYGEFVLFDPLRIGKPVVLSAAALAAVDRFDGRRSPYEIAFQLNVEFPQIRVDGEAIAMLAKALDEALLLDSPRFWNQVRGPIRKPICIGTYEAEPEPLREQLTELFVADGGPGLPREEKASSSSRLRAVLVPHMDYTRGNITYGHGFKELFERTDASVFVIIGTSHYSPARFSLTEQHFETPLGVVETDRDYVQRIAEAYGDGVFADPLAHAPEHSIELEVVLLQFLLGQRRPFKIVPLLVGSMQDCVEEQADPSAKEDIDRMVKVLRQVEEQSKEPVCYVISGDLAHIGPKFDDPRPVDAPWLADSRQKDQAVLQALETADSRRFFQTIAAEGNARRICGLSPTWLTLQVAQPARGQTLHYQQYVHPEGYESVSFAAAAFFG; this comes from the coding sequence ATGGCAGCGGTGGAAAGTTCGACAGGGGAACGGCCTAAGTTACGGGCGGGTTTGGCCGCTCAGCCCCATCGATACGGGGAATTCGTGCTCTTCGATCCGCTCCGAATCGGCAAGCCGGTGGTCCTGTCCGCGGCGGCACTGGCGGCGGTGGATCGCTTCGATGGCCGCCGTTCCCCCTACGAGATCGCCTTCCAATTGAATGTGGAATTTCCGCAGATCCGCGTGGATGGCGAAGCGATCGCTATGCTGGCAAAGGCCTTAGATGAGGCCTTACTTTTGGACTCGCCGCGCTTTTGGAATCAGGTCCGTGGGCCGATCCGCAAACCGATTTGTATTGGAACCTACGAGGCGGAGCCGGAACCCTTGCGCGAGCAACTGACTGAACTGTTCGTAGCCGATGGCGGACCTGGTTTGCCCCGCGAAGAAAAGGCTTCGTCCTCCTCCCGCCTGCGTGCTGTGCTCGTGCCCCACATGGATTACACCCGCGGCAACATCACCTATGGCCACGGCTTCAAGGAGCTATTCGAACGAACTGACGCCAGTGTGTTTGTGATCATCGGCACCTCGCACTACTCTCCTGCCCGTTTCTCCCTTACCGAGCAGCATTTCGAGACGCCTCTCGGTGTCGTCGAAACCGATCGAGATTACGTCCAGCGGATTGCTGAGGCCTACGGTGACGGCGTTTTTGCAGACCCCTTGGCCCATGCACCGGAGCATTCGATCGAACTGGAAGTGGTGCTCCTGCAATTCCTGTTGGGGCAAAGGCGCCCTTTCAAGATCGTGCCGCTGTTGGTCGGCAGCATGCAGGATTGTGTCGAGGAGCAGGCGGACCCCTCGGCTAAGGAAGACATCGACCGCATGGTGAAAGTATTGCGGCAGGTGGAGGAGCAATCGAAGGAACCGGTGTGCTACGTGATCAGCGGTGATTTGGCCCACATCGGCCCTAAGTTTGACGACCCCCGCCCGGTGGATGCTCCCTGGCTGGCCGACAGCCGGCAGAAGGATCAAGCGGTGCTCCAGGCCTTGGAAACGGCGGACAGCCGCCGGTTTTTCCAGACGATCGCGGCGGAAGGAAACGCCCGGCGTATCTGCGGTTTGTCCCCGACATGGCTGACATTGCAGGTAGCGCAACCGGCACGGGGCCAGACGTTGCATTACCAGCAGTACGTGCATCCGGAAGGGTACGAAAGTGTCAGTTTCGCTGCCGCAGCCTTCTTCGGATGA
- a CDS encoding alpha/beta fold hydrolase: MLATHPPTGHCQDESGTDGAITLAAYHVTAEQYLRAWQNYRQQVRHGQIRTGRYQLRYFTWGQGRPLVFIHGMADAPQAFIMVMEELRERFCCVAYALPDGCRDGANLSRYRLSDYAADLLALLDHLGFAEAAVVGSSFGSLICLHVLRHAPQRCRWGILQNGFAWRPLSRWERELARWGRRLPGWFGDWPNLHAAVMCFLEPVMTRQLPASVTAAYLRHAAHTPIAAAAWRAWTIAQSDLRPLLPDIHQPVLLITGDQDRLVPPDCWQQLQEGLPCCQRAQIPGCGHYPQYSHPQIMAEVIENFLHQHLPQ; encoded by the coding sequence GTGCTCGCAACTCACCCGCCGACAGGGCACTGCCAGGACGAGAGCGGTACCGACGGCGCGATCACTCTAGCGGCCTACCACGTGACAGCAGAGCAGTACCTTCGAGCCTGGCAGAACTACCGGCAACAGGTTCGCCACGGGCAAATCAGGACGGGCCGCTATCAGCTCCGCTATTTCACCTGGGGTCAGGGACGGCCGCTCGTCTTCATCCACGGCATGGCCGATGCTCCGCAGGCTTTCATCATGGTCATGGAGGAATTGCGCGAGCGCTTTTGCTGCGTGGCCTATGCCTTGCCGGATGGCTGCCGCGATGGCGCGAATCTGTCGCGGTATCGCTTGTCCGACTATGCTGCGGACCTGCTCGCTCTGCTTGATCACCTCGGATTTGCTGAAGCCGCGGTTGTGGGGTCCTCGTTTGGTTCTCTGATCTGCCTGCATGTTCTGCGTCACGCGCCGCAGCGGTGCCGCTGGGGAATCCTGCAAAACGGCTTTGCCTGGCGTCCGTTGAGCCGGTGGGAAAGAGAGCTGGCCCGGTGGGGTCGCCGCTTGCCTGGCTGGTTTGGCGATTGGCCGAATCTCCACGCCGCAGTTATGTGTTTCCTAGAACCGGTGATGACCCGGCAGCTTCCCGCCTCAGTCACGGCGGCCTACTTGCGCCATGCGGCTCACACTCCGATCGCCGCGGCGGCCTGGCGGGCTTGGACCATTGCCCAAAGCGACCTGCGCCCTCTGTTGCCGGATATTCATCAGCCGGTGCTACTCATTACGGGGGATCAGGATCGTCTGGTTCCGCCGGACTGCTGGCAGCAGTTGCAGGAAGGCCTCCCCTGTTGTCAGCGGGCCCAAATCCCCGGTTGCGGCCATTATCCCCAGTACAGCCATCCGCAAATCATGGCCGAGGTCATCGAGAACTTTTTGCATCAACACCTGCCACAATGA